One stretch of Pradoshia sp. D12 DNA includes these proteins:
- a CDS encoding ATP-binding protein, with amino-acid sequence MPVRLQTRLLSYSLIISTVPLLCLGIISYSTQRSLIENQVRMTLRTAAYHAADTTDRFIDERISDLVYLSRHSDIESDNKTHSLNFLKEYVESKPIYSGYIYVNKDGDVIPSEEYNDITPYFINSKSFEKSSAGIQYLSKVYKLDREKPFFLISTPIYTNDNEINGVFAPTVNLFYLWKTIESNLTLEREKFPYTAFMINHEGWIVSEQNEDNIMKTNFLEENNLSLDDLIASDKQNELIQSKDGKQLFAVKPIKERTDAQEQWYVVTEASKKVVYAPLLQLIDRYLMIGLILLIGILLFVYYISKTVVKPVVRMAEGVERYTNGKKYNQIESTYHELNVLNRAFISMIETLEQREKEILRTEKLKYVGQLAAGVAHEIRNPITTIRGLFQLLRDHPYDEKIFKNYIDIIIEELNRMNRIVGELLNLSKPYQLILKKYSVTELIEEIILLQRAELNKNNITILKDIHHEGIIYTDRNRLYQVILNIIQNSRDAMKDGGTISILTDCFENKMKLIIKDNGPGIPAETLSKLGTPFFTTKENGTGLGLATSMKIMEELKGTFEVTSVEGEGTSVILTIPSDEDIST; translated from the coding sequence ATGCCAGTTCGATTACAAACCCGTTTGTTAAGTTATTCTCTTATTATTTCAACGGTTCCTTTACTATGCCTTGGGATTATTTCGTATTCGACCCAGCGATCGTTAATTGAAAATCAAGTTAGAATGACATTGCGAACGGCCGCTTACCATGCGGCAGATACAACAGATCGCTTTATAGATGAGAGAATCAGTGATCTAGTTTATTTAAGTCGGCATTCCGATATAGAAAGTGACAATAAAACGCATTCATTGAATTTTTTGAAGGAATATGTTGAATCAAAGCCGATTTACTCTGGATATATCTATGTTAATAAGGACGGGGATGTAATTCCCTCGGAGGAGTATAATGATATCACTCCTTATTTTATAAATAGTAAATCCTTCGAAAAATCAAGTGCAGGCATTCAGTATTTGTCTAAAGTGTATAAATTAGATCGTGAAAAGCCATTTTTTTTGATTAGCACACCAATTTATACGAATGATAATGAAATAAATGGAGTATTTGCTCCAACAGTTAATTTATTTTATCTGTGGAAAACGATAGAGTCTAATTTAACACTTGAGCGTGAAAAATTTCCTTATACAGCGTTTATGATTAATCACGAGGGCTGGATTGTATCAGAGCAAAATGAAGATAATATTATGAAAACAAACTTTCTGGAGGAAAATAATCTTTCACTAGATGATTTGATTGCCTCTGATAAGCAAAATGAATTAATTCAATCCAAAGATGGCAAGCAGTTATTTGCTGTGAAACCAATCAAGGAAAGAACTGATGCCCAGGAGCAGTGGTATGTGGTTACCGAAGCTAGTAAAAAAGTTGTATATGCTCCATTGCTGCAATTAATTGATCGTTATCTAATGATAGGGTTAATACTGCTGATTGGTATTTTACTATTTGTCTATTATATATCTAAAACAGTAGTTAAGCCTGTTGTCAGGATGGCAGAAGGTGTGGAGAGATATACGAACGGAAAAAAATATAACCAAATTGAAAGTACATATCATGAGCTAAATGTACTTAATAGGGCCTTTATTTCCATGATAGAAACCTTGGAACAACGGGAAAAGGAGATTCTCAGAACGGAGAAGCTTAAATATGTTGGCCAATTAGCGGCCGGAGTAGCCCATGAAATCAGAAATCCTATTACGACGATTCGGGGGCTTTTCCAACTATTAAGAGATCATCCCTATGATGAAAAAATATTTAAAAATTATATTGATATCATTATAGAAGAATTAAACCGTATGAATAGAATAGTCGGCGAATTATTGAATCTATCAAAACCATATCAATTAATCTTGAAAAAATATTCAGTTACTGAGTTGATTGAAGAAATTATTTTACTGCAAAGAGCGGAGTTAAATAAAAATAATATAACAATATTAAAAGATATTCATCATGAAGGAATCATTTATACAGATCGAAATCGTCTTTATCAAGTAATTTTAAATATAATCCAAAATTCTCGAGATGCTATGAAAGATGGCGGAACGATCAGCATTTTAACAGATTGTTTTGAGAATAAAATGAAATTAATCATTAAGGATAATGGACCGGGTATTCCAGCAGAAACGTTATCCAAGCTTGGTACCCCATTCTTTACGACTAAAGAAAATGGTACCGGATTAGGACTGGCAACGAGCATGAAAATCATGGAAGAGTTAAAAGGTACATTTGAAGTAACAAGCGTAGAAGGAGAAGGAACGAGCGTTATTCTAACCATTCCTTCCGATGAAGATATTTCTACTTAA
- a CDS encoding YozE family protein, giving the protein MKSFYRFLNTYRHALEKSEMSMFAENVFHDPGFPKNSSDYHEISLYLEMNVDYILDMSLFDDAWNLYLQHIGEL; this is encoded by the coding sequence GTGAAATCTTTTTATCGATTTTTAAACACATATAGGCATGCCCTGGAGAAAAGTGAGATGTCCATGTTTGCTGAAAATGTTTTTCATGATCCCGGTTTTCCTAAGAATTCGTCTGATTATCATGAAATAAGTCTGTATCTAGAAATGAATGTTGACTATATATTGGACATGAGCCTATTTGACGATGCCTGGAATCTTTACCTTCAGCATATTGGTGAGTTATAG